In Nonomuraea muscovyensis, the following proteins share a genomic window:
- a CDS encoding carbohydrate ABC transporter permease — protein sequence MRPRQVALHAALTLGGLAMLFPFAWMLLTSFKGVRQMLNNPLDWLPDPWRWENYPDALAAVPFGTAYWNSFYIAALNVALTLLTSAMAAYAFARIRFRGSGVLFVVFLATQMVPAQVTIVPLYLMLAEFGWIDSHLSLILPAVANPFAVFLLRQFIRAVPVELEEAARMDGAGRWRCFWSIVLPNIRPGLGALGIIAFLASWNSFLFPLIFLNSPELHTVPLLLSQFSGQRSAVDYGLILAASAIAVVPTLIAFLIGQRRIINSMAASGLGGR from the coding sequence ATGCGACCCCGGCAGGTGGCCCTGCACGCCGCGCTCACCCTCGGCGGGCTGGCGATGCTGTTCCCGTTCGCCTGGATGCTGCTGACGTCCTTCAAGGGCGTGCGGCAGATGCTGAACAATCCGCTCGACTGGCTGCCCGACCCGTGGCGCTGGGAGAACTATCCCGACGCCCTCGCGGCGGTGCCGTTCGGTACCGCGTACTGGAACAGCTTCTACATCGCCGCCCTGAACGTCGCGCTCACCCTGCTCACCTCGGCCATGGCCGCCTACGCCTTCGCCCGGATCAGGTTCAGGGGCTCGGGGGTGCTGTTCGTGGTGTTCCTGGCCACGCAGATGGTGCCGGCGCAGGTCACGATCGTGCCGCTCTACCTGATGCTGGCCGAGTTCGGCTGGATCGACTCGCACCTGTCGCTGATCCTGCCGGCGGTGGCCAACCCGTTCGCGGTGTTCCTGTTGCGCCAGTTCATCAGGGCGGTGCCGGTCGAGCTGGAGGAGGCGGCCAGGATGGACGGCGCCGGCCGCTGGCGGTGCTTCTGGAGCATCGTGCTGCCGAACATCCGTCCCGGCCTGGGCGCGCTCGGCATCATCGCCTTCCTGGCCTCCTGGAACTCCTTCCTCTTTCCGCTGATCTTCCTCAACTCGCCGGAGCTGCACACCGTGCCGCTGCTGCTCAGCCAGTTCTCCGGGCAGCGCTCGGCGGTCGACTACGGGCTCATCCTGGCCGCCTCCGCGATCGCGGTGGTGCCCACGCTGATCGCCTTCCTGATCGGCCAGCGGCGGATCATCAACTCGATGGCGGCCTCCGGACTGGGTGGGCGATGA
- a CDS encoding amylo-alpha-1,6-glucosidase: MMLDLRERPFTDRGSRLLVMAADDGSLRIAAARYETPLRDTTVLTGLRVLAGDRELPVRHALPDRIDFAAGPTSGEAAGPGDGPVIGGASPEAAGSAGGVSLVFAGPDTIVLVGTAARAVWDGGQADIDGSLVLVGPPPAPPADGPALLAAAGARWRDWFARMPAVPAELRERAEQAWWTLAVNLVTIQGRQALIPSKYGYVGLWNWDSYFHAIALRHADPALAREQIRILLDHQRPDGLIPDVVHDHGVLAETTDLPRSDLARLAQHVGGEPVREAVPVTKPPLTAWAVWKIHEVDPDPDFLAEVYEPLVRSQEWWFARSDPDGDGLAEYLHPYSSGLDDSPIWDAGPRAEPPDLNAYLALQYDRLGDIAAALGRDPAGWRARAGALVDLMVTRRWTGTRFVTLVGGREADVRTPLELLPLLTGRLPAGIADRLVADLRSPSFWAERPVPTVAFDDPRFDPDAMWRGPVWLNVNYLLIEGLRRSGHRETARELRERTLAMVRDGGGLYEYWNPLTGRRAGRATSGFGWSAALFLDLAHDAFLEGEGEARTGG, translated from the coding sequence ATGATGCTGGACCTGCGCGAACGACCGTTCACCGACCGGGGCTCCCGGCTGCTGGTGATGGCGGCGGACGACGGCTCCCTCCGGATCGCGGCCGCCCGCTACGAGACCCCGCTGCGCGACACGACCGTCCTGACGGGCCTGCGCGTCCTCGCCGGCGACCGGGAGCTCCCGGTCCGGCACGCCCTGCCGGACCGGATCGACTTCGCGGCCGGTCCTACGAGCGGCGAGGCCGCCGGGCCGGGGGACGGGCCGGTGATCGGGGGGGCCTCCCCGGAGGCCGCAGGGTCGGCGGGCGGGGTGTCCCTGGTCTTCGCCGGTCCGGACACGATCGTCCTCGTCGGCACGGCCGCGCGGGCCGTGTGGGACGGCGGCCAGGCCGACATCGACGGCAGCCTCGTCCTGGTGGGACCGCCGCCGGCACCGCCGGCCGATGGTCCGGCGCTGCTGGCGGCGGCCGGGGCGCGCTGGCGCGACTGGTTCGCCCGGATGCCCGCCGTGCCCGCCGAGCTGCGGGAACGTGCCGAGCAAGCGTGGTGGACGCTGGCCGTCAACCTGGTCACCATCCAGGGCAGGCAGGCGCTGATCCCGTCCAAGTACGGCTACGTCGGCCTGTGGAACTGGGACTCCTACTTCCACGCGATCGCCCTCCGGCACGCCGACCCGGCCCTGGCCAGGGAGCAGATCCGCATCCTCCTCGACCACCAGCGTCCCGACGGCCTGATCCCCGACGTGGTGCACGACCACGGGGTCCTCGCCGAGACCACCGACCTGCCCCGCTCCGACCTGGCCCGGCTGGCCCAGCACGTGGGCGGGGAGCCGGTCCGCGAGGCCGTCCCGGTCACCAAGCCGCCGCTCACCGCCTGGGCCGTCTGGAAGATCCACGAGGTGGACCCCGACCCGGACTTCCTGGCCGAGGTGTACGAGCCGCTGGTCCGATCGCAGGAGTGGTGGTTCGCCCGGTCCGACCCCGACGGCGACGGCCTGGCCGAGTACCTGCACCCGTACTCCTCGGGGCTGGACGACAGCCCGATCTGGGACGCCGGGCCCCGCGCCGAGCCGCCCGACCTCAACGCCTACCTCGCCCTGCAGTACGACCGGCTGGGCGACATCGCCGCCGCGCTCGGCCGGGACCCCGCCGGCTGGCGGGCCAGAGCGGGCGCCCTGGTGGACCTCATGGTGACGCGCCGGTGGACCGGCACCCGGTTCGTCACCCTGGTCGGCGGCCGGGAGGCGGACGTGCGCACCCCGCTGGAGCTGCTGCCGCTGCTGACCGGGCGGCTGCCGGCGGGGATCGCCGACCGGCTGGTCGCGGACCTGCGCTCGCCGAGCTTCTGGGCGGAGCGCCCGGTGCCCACCGTCGCGTTCGACGACCCGAGGTTCGACCCCGACGCCATGTGGCGGGGTCCGGTCTGGCTGAACGTCAACTACCTGCTGATCGAGGGCCTGCGCCGGTCCGGCCACCGGGAGACCGCGCGCGAGCTGCGCGAGCGCACGCTCGCCATGGTCCGCGACGGCGGCGGCCTGTACGAGTACTGGAACCCGCTGACCGGCCGCCGCGCGGGCCGGGCGACGAGCGGCTTCGGCTGGTCTGCCGCCCTCTTCCTGGACCTCGCCCATGACGCCTTCCTCGAAGGCGAAGGCGAGGCGCGGACCGGCGGCTAG
- a CDS encoding carbohydrate ABC transporter permease, with protein sequence MAVLTRPRLRPRVTRPAGGVRTHDGWWAVFFLTPQLAALAVFLIIPLGFAVVLAFMRWDGLGAKEWAGLDNFAAQLSDPDFGQAVWNTVKLALLTVPFGLALALLVAIALNSVRGSGFYRVLYFMPVVTSSVAVALMWQVILAGDEYGVLNTSLERWFGLTAPDWLGDPGWVIVAIAVVTIWSSLGLNVVIFLAGLQTIPPQIVEAARVDGASGLRIFRSVTLPMLSPTIFFSTVVAVISSFQAFDQIYVLVNPEHNEGARTIVYQVYELGFRDFQFGMSSAAALILLVLTLLVTLVQFAAQKRLVHYDS encoded by the coding sequence GTGGCCGTCCTCACCCGCCCCCGCCTCCGGCCGCGCGTCACCCGCCCGGCCGGGGGGGTGCGCACCCACGACGGCTGGTGGGCCGTGTTCTTCCTCACTCCCCAGCTCGCCGCGCTGGCCGTGTTCCTGATCATCCCGCTCGGGTTCGCCGTCGTGCTCGCGTTCATGCGGTGGGACGGGCTCGGCGCCAAGGAGTGGGCCGGCCTGGACAACTTCGCCGCCCAGCTCTCCGATCCCGACTTCGGGCAGGCGGTGTGGAACACGGTCAAGCTCGCGCTGCTCACCGTGCCGTTCGGGCTCGCTCTCGCGCTGCTCGTCGCGATCGCGCTCAACAGCGTCAGGGGCAGCGGGTTCTACCGGGTGCTGTACTTCATGCCCGTGGTGACCAGCTCGGTCGCGGTCGCGCTGATGTGGCAGGTCATCCTGGCCGGTGACGAGTACGGCGTGCTCAACACCTCGCTGGAGCGCTGGTTCGGCCTCACCGCGCCCGACTGGCTCGGCGACCCGGGCTGGGTGATCGTGGCCATCGCCGTCGTGACGATCTGGTCGTCGCTCGGCCTCAACGTGGTGATCTTCCTGGCCGGGCTGCAGACGATCCCGCCGCAGATCGTGGAGGCCGCCCGGGTGGACGGGGCGAGCGGTCTGCGGATCTTCCGCTCGGTCACGCTGCCGATGCTGTCGCCCACGATCTTCTTCTCCACGGTGGTCGCGGTGATCAGCTCGTTCCAGGCGTTCGACCAGATCTACGTGCTGGTGAATCCGGAGCACAACGAGGGGGCGCGCACGATCGTCTACCAGGTCTACGAGCTGGGGTTCCGGGACTTCCAGTTCGGCATGAGCAGCGCCGCCGCGCTGATCCTGCTGGTCCTGACGCTGCTCGTGACGCTCGTCCAGTTCGCCGCGCAGAAGCGCCTCGTCCACTACGACTCGTGA
- a CDS encoding penicillin-binding transpeptidase domain-containing protein — protein sequence MRRRRLIALVIAVTAIIAAFGFAVLAAHRVRGSAEQVSAAYFRAWREADVREMAGLVDRPPADFVSRHLTFSEELHVEAIELRPGPVRSTGEETAEVTFTGTRRLRDFGPWPFTATLRLAVREREWKVVWTPETLHPLLKDGGTLDLAAFDGPPVELVTSEGDPIPRNSYAEAYLDRLRPEFDPAEEGLALVAAVPGRAEQRLMTRAPEPGTQRTTLSRPVQAAAARALDGVEDAAIVALRPSTGEVLAVADRLRDSRSAFHDLFPPGSTFKTITAAALLTAGLDPAAEVSCPAAYTIPFHRSFANAGRLDHGTLSFADAFAHSCNTTFVQEAVTRLEEEDLRETAEEWGFHRTLPTGVGGRCGALEDPVDLDWFGANAIGQGTVVASPLCMAAVAAAVRDGTWRPPRLLPAEVVRRVEGSAPPPVTLDAGVVAALRDMMTAVVDHGTASRAGLPEGVSGKTGTAEVEGGPDHGWFIGYRDDLAFCVFVRHGGSGRSAALPITARFVNGL from the coding sequence ATGCGACGACGAAGGCTGATCGCGTTGGTCATCGCGGTGACAGCGATCATCGCAGCGTTCGGCTTCGCGGTGCTGGCCGCCCACCGCGTACGGGGCAGCGCCGAGCAGGTGTCGGCCGCCTACTTCCGCGCCTGGCGGGAGGCGGACGTGCGGGAGATGGCCGGCCTGGTGGACCGGCCGCCGGCCGACTTCGTCAGCCGCCATCTGACGTTCAGCGAAGAACTGCACGTGGAGGCCATCGAGCTGCGGCCAGGTCCGGTCCGGAGCACGGGGGAGGAGACGGCGGAGGTGACGTTCACCGGCACCCGGAGGCTGCGCGACTTCGGGCCGTGGCCGTTCACCGCGACGCTGCGCCTCGCCGTGCGGGAGCGGGAGTGGAAGGTGGTGTGGACGCCGGAGACGCTGCACCCGCTGCTGAAGGACGGCGGCACCCTGGACCTGGCCGCGTTCGACGGGCCGCCCGTCGAGCTGGTCACCAGCGAGGGCGACCCGATCCCGCGCAACAGCTACGCCGAGGCCTACCTCGACCGGCTCCGGCCGGAGTTCGACCCGGCCGAGGAGGGCCTGGCGCTGGTCGCCGCGGTGCCGGGACGGGCCGAGCAGCGGCTGATGACCAGGGCGCCCGAGCCCGGCACCCAGCGCACCACCCTGTCGCGGCCGGTGCAGGCGGCCGCCGCGCGGGCGCTGGACGGCGTGGAGGACGCCGCCATCGTCGCGTTACGGCCCAGCACCGGCGAGGTGCTGGCGGTGGCCGACCGATTACGCGACTCGCGCAGCGCCTTCCACGACCTGTTCCCGCCGGGCTCCACGTTCAAGACCATCACGGCGGCGGCGCTGCTGACGGCCGGGCTCGACCCGGCGGCCGAGGTGAGCTGCCCGGCCGCGTACACGATCCCGTTCCACCGCTCCTTCGCCAACGCGGGCCGGCTCGACCACGGCACCCTGTCCTTCGCCGATGCCTTCGCCCACTCCTGCAACACCACGTTCGTGCAGGAGGCCGTCACCCGGCTGGAGGAGGAGGACCTGCGCGAGACGGCCGAGGAGTGGGGCTTCCACCGGACGTTGCCGACCGGCGTGGGCGGCCGGTGCGGAGCGCTGGAGGACCCCGTGGACCTCGACTGGTTCGGCGCGAACGCCATCGGCCAGGGCACGGTCGTGGCCAGCCCGCTGTGCATGGCCGCCGTCGCCGCGGCCGTCCGGGACGGCACCTGGCGCCCGCCGCGGCTGCTGCCGGCCGAGGTGGTGCGCCGCGTCGAGGGCTCGGCGCCGCCGCCGGTGACGCTCGACGCCGGGGTCGTCGCCGCGCTGCGCGACATGATGACGGCGGTCGTGGACCACGGGACCGCGAGCCGGGCGGGCCTGCCGGAAGGCGTCTCCGGCAAGACCGGCACGGCCGAGGTCGAGGGCGGGCCGGACCACGGATGGTTCATCGGATACCGCGATGACCTGGCCTTCTGCGTCTTCGTGCGGCACGGCGGCTCGGGGCGCTCGGCCGCCCTGCCGATCACCGCCCGCTTCGTCAACGGCCTCTGA
- the trhA gene encoding PAQR family membrane homeostasis protein TrhA: MTTITAKPLLRGWLHTGALPVTLIAGFVLVALGPTLQARIASAIYAVTSALLFGISATYHRGSLGPRLAEALRRLDHANIYLIIAGTYTPFALLALDGAARVAVLAVTWGGALAGVVFRVCWMHAPRWLYTVLYLALGWTAVFVMPQLLEGAGVAAVVLVAVGGVFYSAGAVVYGLRRPDPSPRWFGFHEVFHAFTLAAYLVQYVAVSIVVYSTA, translated from the coding sequence ATGACGACCATCACCGCGAAGCCCCTCCTGCGTGGCTGGTTGCACACCGGAGCGCTGCCCGTGACGCTCATCGCCGGGTTCGTGCTCGTGGCGCTCGGCCCCACCCTCCAGGCCCGCATCGCCTCGGCGATCTACGCCGTCACCTCGGCGCTGCTCTTCGGCATCTCGGCCACCTACCACCGCGGCAGCCTCGGCCCCCGGCTGGCCGAGGCGCTGCGCCGCCTGGACCACGCCAACATCTACCTGATCATCGCGGGCACCTACACCCCGTTCGCGCTGCTGGCGCTGGACGGCGCCGCACGTGTCGCCGTGCTGGCCGTCACCTGGGGCGGCGCCCTGGCCGGCGTCGTGTTCCGGGTGTGCTGGATGCACGCGCCGCGCTGGCTCTACACGGTCCTCTACCTCGCCCTCGGCTGGACGGCCGTCTTCGTCATGCCGCAGCTCCTGGAGGGCGCGGGCGTGGCGGCCGTCGTGCTGGTCGCCGTCGGCGGCGTCTTCTACAGCGCCGGCGCCGTGGTCTACGGCCTGCGCCGCCCCGATCCCTCGCCCCGCTGGTTCGGCTTCCACGAGGTGTTCCACGCGTTCACCCTCGCCGCCTACCTCGTGCAGTACGTGGCGGTCTCGATCGTGGTCTACTCCACCGCCTGA
- a CDS encoding HdeD family acid-resistance protein, translating into MEQLARVWWMVLIRGIAAIIFGILALIWPAITLLVLVIFFGAYALVNGFFTLFSGFRHDAKSRAWLIISGIVSILAGIIAFVWPGITSLALLYVVAFWAIFSGVSEIVAGIQMRKVIENEWVLIVAGALSVIFGILLLIWPGAGLLTLVWLVGVFAVLYGVAMVVLSFKVKKLAPQH; encoded by the coding sequence ATGGAACAACTCGCACGAGTCTGGTGGATGGTCCTGATCCGCGGAATCGCCGCGATCATCTTCGGCATCCTCGCGCTCATCTGGCCGGCGATCACGCTCCTCGTCCTGGTGATCTTCTTCGGCGCGTACGCCCTGGTGAACGGCTTCTTCACGCTGTTCTCCGGCTTCCGGCACGACGCCAAGTCACGGGCCTGGCTGATCATCTCCGGCATCGTCAGCATCCTGGCGGGCATCATCGCGTTCGTCTGGCCGGGCATCACGTCGCTGGCCCTGCTCTACGTGGTGGCGTTCTGGGCCATCTTCTCCGGCGTCTCGGAGATCGTGGCCGGCATCCAGATGCGCAAGGTCATCGAGAACGAGTGGGTGCTCATCGTGGCCGGCGCGCTGTCGGTCATCTTCGGCATCCTGCTGCTGATCTGGCCGGGCGCAGGGCTGCTCACGCTCGTCTGGCTGGTCGGCGTCTTCGCCGTCCTGTACGGCGTGGCGATGGTCGTCCTGTCGTTCAAGGTGAAGAAGCTTGCGCCGCAGCACTAG
- a CDS encoding nucleotide sugar dehydrogenase, translating into MGEKLVVVGQGYVGLPLAMRAVEAGFDVVGIDVDEWRVKRLNAGESFVEDIGDEQVSAALRCGRYLASTDYADAAGFDVCVITVPTPLCEGAPDLRHIASAGQCLAPLLRPGATVILESTTYPGTTEEYLLPILEEGSGLRAPEDFLLGYSPERIDPGNPVWRLENTPKVVSGIDEVSLRRIRDFYERVVDQVVPVSSLQVAELCKLLENTFRHVNIALVNELSMFAGQLGIDVWEAIDAASTKPFGFMRFTPGPGVGGHCLPIDPSYLSWKVKRSLGHNFRFVELANDINDHMPDHVVHRLVLALNRRGKPVNGSRVVTLGLAYKKNAGDCRESPAIEVVKSLHKLGARVRAADPHVQDYPLPAGVEIIEVTRRELAEADAVVVLTDHDRFDFRLVEEASPYVFDTRNRCRGPNVELI; encoded by the coding sequence ATGGGAGAGAAACTGGTGGTCGTCGGCCAGGGCTATGTCGGCCTGCCGCTGGCGATGCGCGCGGTCGAGGCCGGCTTCGACGTCGTGGGGATCGACGTCGACGAGTGGCGCGTCAAGCGGCTGAACGCCGGCGAGTCGTTCGTCGAGGACATCGGCGACGAGCAGGTGTCCGCGGCCCTGCGCTGCGGGCGCTACCTCGCGAGCACCGACTACGCCGACGCCGCCGGCTTCGACGTGTGCGTCATCACCGTGCCGACCCCGCTGTGCGAGGGCGCCCCCGACCTCCGCCACATCGCCTCGGCCGGCCAGTGCCTCGCGCCGCTGCTGCGGCCCGGCGCCACGGTGATCCTGGAGTCCACCACCTATCCCGGCACCACCGAGGAGTACCTCCTGCCGATCCTGGAGGAGGGGTCCGGGTTGCGCGCGCCGGAGGACTTCCTGCTGGGCTACAGCCCCGAGCGGATCGACCCGGGCAACCCCGTGTGGCGGCTGGAGAACACGCCGAAGGTGGTCTCGGGCATCGACGAGGTCTCGCTACGACGGATCCGCGACTTCTACGAGCGGGTCGTCGACCAGGTCGTGCCGGTCTCCTCGCTGCAGGTGGCGGAGCTGTGCAAGCTGCTGGAGAACACCTTCAGGCACGTCAACATCGCCCTGGTCAACGAGCTGTCGATGTTCGCCGGGCAACTCGGGATCGACGTGTGGGAGGCCATCGACGCGGCCTCGACCAAGCCGTTCGGGTTCATGCGGTTCACGCCGGGGCCCGGGGTCGGCGGGCACTGCCTGCCGATCGACCCCTCCTACCTGTCGTGGAAGGTCAAGCGGAGCCTGGGGCACAACTTCCGGTTCGTGGAGCTGGCCAACGACATCAACGACCACATGCCCGACCACGTCGTCCACCGGCTGGTCCTCGCGCTCAACCGGCGCGGCAAGCCGGTCAACGGCAGCCGGGTGGTCACCCTGGGCCTGGCGTACAAGAAGAACGCCGGCGACTGCCGCGAGTCGCCCGCCATCGAGGTGGTGAAGTCGCTGCACAAGCTCGGCGCGCGGGTGCGGGCGGCCGACCCGCACGTGCAGGACTACCCGCTGCCGGCGGGTGTCGAGATCATCGAGGTGACGCGCCGGGAGCTGGCCGAGGCGGACGCGGTGGTGGTGCTCACCGACCACGACCGCTTCGACTTCCGGCTCGTCGAGGAGGCCAGCCCGTACGTCTTCGACACGCGCAACCGCTGCCGGGGGCCGAACGTCGAGCTGATCTGA
- the lat gene encoding L-lysine 6-transaminase, protein MDVHARLARHLLVDGYRLVLDLERSQGSWLVDARDGRRYLDFYTFFASAPLGVNPPFSPQTAELLGRIARNKPANPDMYTEHLADFVETFTRVLGDPDLPHLFFVEGGALAVENALKTAFDWKSRRNEAAGRSPDLGTRVMHLTRAFHGRSGYTLSLTNTEPGKTDRFPKFDWPRVDVPAVHLGDVAAAEARALAQAREAFERHPHDIACFIAEPIQGEGGDNHMRPEFLQAMQRLCHEHDALFVLDEVQTGGGTTGTPWAYQQLGLAPDIVAFAKKVQVGGIMAGRRVDLVPDNVFQVSGRINSTWGGGLVDMVRSRALLEIVERDGLIRRAAVLGEHLVERLTKLQAERPDVVSSVRGRGLMCAFDLPDRAARDAFVARLREEQGVLALACGPRSVRLRPALNIPDDDVDHGLAAIATALG, encoded by the coding sequence ATGGACGTACACGCCCGCCTTGCCCGGCATCTGCTCGTCGACGGCTACCGGCTCGTGCTCGACCTGGAGCGCAGCCAGGGTTCCTGGCTCGTCGACGCCCGTGACGGCCGCCGCTACCTCGACTTCTACACGTTCTTCGCCTCCGCGCCCCTCGGCGTGAACCCGCCCTTCTCCCCGCAGACCGCCGAGCTGCTCGGCCGGATCGCGCGCAACAAGCCCGCCAACCCCGACATGTACACCGAGCACCTCGCCGACTTCGTCGAGACCTTCACCCGCGTGCTCGGCGACCCCGACCTGCCCCACCTGTTCTTCGTGGAGGGCGGCGCCCTGGCCGTGGAGAACGCCCTGAAGACGGCGTTCGACTGGAAGAGCCGCCGCAACGAGGCGGCCGGCAGATCCCCCGACCTCGGCACCCGCGTCATGCACCTGACCCGGGCCTTCCACGGCCGCAGCGGCTACACGCTCAGCCTGACCAACACCGAGCCCGGCAAGACCGACCGCTTCCCCAAGTTCGACTGGCCGCGCGTCGACGTGCCCGCCGTGCACCTCGGCGACGTGGCCGCCGCCGAGGCCCGCGCGCTGGCGCAGGCACGGGAGGCGTTCGAGCGGCACCCGCACGACATCGCCTGCTTCATCGCCGAGCCCATCCAGGGCGAGGGCGGCGACAACCACATGCGCCCGGAGTTCCTGCAGGCCATGCAGCGCCTCTGCCACGAGCACGACGCGCTGTTCGTGCTGGACGAGGTGCAGACGGGCGGCGGCACGACCGGCACCCCGTGGGCCTACCAGCAGCTGGGCCTGGCGCCCGACATCGTGGCGTTCGCCAAGAAGGTGCAGGTCGGCGGCATCATGGCGGGCCGCCGGGTGGACCTGGTGCCCGACAACGTCTTCCAGGTCAGCGGCCGGATCAACTCCACCTGGGGCGGGGGGCTGGTGGACATGGTCCGCTCGCGCGCCCTCCTGGAGATCGTCGAGCGCGACGGCCTGATCCGGCGCGCCGCCGTGCTGGGCGAGCACCTGGTCGAGCGGCTGACCAAGCTGCAGGCCGAACGGCCGGACGTCGTGTCGAGCGTGCGCGGGCGCGGCCTGATGTGCGCCTTCGACCTGCCCGACCGGGCCGCCCGCGACGCCTTCGTCGCCCGGCTGCGGGAGGAGCAGGGCGTGCTCGCGCTGGCCTGCGGCCCCCGCTCGGTCCGGCTGCGCCCGGCGCTCAACATCCCCGACGACGATGTGGACCACGGCCTCGCCGCCATCGCGACCGCGCTCGGCTGA
- a CDS encoding spermidine synthase has translation MPGLYPVTFGEIELLRDLDRQDGWVLSKDGVPQSYVDLQDPTYLDFEYVRLMADVIDLIPDGPLSCVHVGGGACTIPRYVSTTRPGSRHIVIEPDGLLVNLIREQLDLRSVPRLKVMVLDGREGVARVWDSSADLVVLDAFAGATMPVELATAEYMGDLARVLRPAGTLLVNLADGKGLAFARRLVATVRETFGDVALLAEPGVLRGRRFGNLIVAATRSGLPVDLLTRRAAGGLTQARCLHGDELTRFVAGASPIRDGEPVSAPVPPPAVFG, from the coding sequence ATGCCCGGCCTGTACCCGGTGACGTTCGGCGAGATCGAGCTTCTCCGGGATCTGGACCGGCAGGACGGCTGGGTGCTGTCCAAAGATGGCGTACCCCAGTCGTACGTCGATCTACAAGACCCCACCTACCTGGACTTCGAGTACGTCCGGTTGATGGCGGACGTGATCGACCTCATCCCGGACGGGCCGTTGAGCTGCGTCCACGTCGGCGGCGGGGCGTGCACGATCCCCCGCTACGTGTCGACGACGCGGCCGGGGTCGCGGCACATCGTCATCGAGCCCGACGGACTGCTGGTCAACCTGATCCGCGAGCAGCTCGACCTGCGTTCGGTGCCGCGGCTGAAGGTCATGGTGCTCGACGGCCGCGAGGGCGTCGCCCGGGTGTGGGACTCCTCGGCCGACCTGGTCGTGCTCGACGCGTTCGCCGGGGCCACCATGCCGGTCGAGCTGGCCACGGCCGAGTACATGGGCGACCTGGCGCGGGTGCTGCGCCCGGCGGGGACGCTGCTGGTCAACCTGGCCGACGGCAAGGGGCTCGCGTTCGCCCGTCGGCTGGTGGCCACGGTCCGTGAGACGTTCGGCGACGTGGCGCTGCTGGCCGAGCCGGGCGTGCTGCGGGGACGCCGGTTCGGCAACCTCATCGTGGCGGCCACCCGCTCGGGGCTGCCGGTGGACCTCCTCACGCGGCGGGCCGCCGGTGGGCTCACCCAGGCGCGCTGCCTGCACGGCGACGAGCTGACGAGGTTCGTCGCGGGCGCCTCGCCGATCAGGGACGGCGAGCCGGTCTCGGCCCCCGTGCCGCCGCCCGCGGTCTTCGGCTGA